A window from Streptomyces sp. NBC_00299 encodes these proteins:
- a CDS encoding ROK family transcriptional regulator, with protein sequence MPRIAAPTLSASTSASTSAAASNSSPIPRVSDRDRRRTSASVILRSVLEHGPVARSTIARLTGLSPASVTDHCARLAELGFVREATAPRRSNGVGRPHVPLDMDNSRFVVGGVHVAVPYTTVALLDLRGRVVAERELKHSGAPDPYGVLARAADGLAALLDAAPGSRPLGVGFAAGGWVDRDSGTVVEHPMLGWREVPVREVLGAHTGLPVHVDGHARALVNAERLFGRARGSRSVLHLFVGNVVDAAFATNDEVHHGPRSQAGAIAHLPVPGGTETCDCGRVGCLQAELSERTLCRRARAAGVIDGTNPTHVLRAAAGGDPLAVRLLTDRARMTGRAVGLLLDVLNPETVVVTEIGILSREDCLGSLRATVGSERAAAVAPSSFADSVLATAGGSVALDVLYRDPLGASFERVT encoded by the coding sequence ATGCCCCGTATCGCGGCACCCACCCTTTCGGCCTCGACGTCGGCCTCGACGTCGGCCGCGGCCTCGAATTCGTCTCCGATCCCCCGTGTCTCCGACCGCGACCGGCGCCGGACCAGCGCCAGCGTCATCCTGCGGTCCGTCCTTGAGCACGGGCCGGTGGCGCGCAGCACCATCGCCCGGCTGACGGGCCTTTCACCGGCGTCGGTGACCGACCACTGCGCCCGTCTCGCCGAGCTCGGGTTCGTCCGGGAGGCCACCGCACCCCGGCGGTCCAACGGCGTCGGCCGGCCGCACGTACCCCTCGACATGGACAACTCGCGGTTCGTGGTGGGCGGGGTGCACGTCGCGGTGCCGTACACCACCGTGGCGCTGCTCGATCTGCGCGGACGGGTCGTCGCAGAACGGGAGTTGAAGCACTCGGGTGCCCCGGATCCGTACGGCGTCCTGGCCCGCGCCGCCGACGGGCTCGCCGCGCTGCTGGATGCGGCGCCGGGCAGCCGGCCGCTCGGTGTCGGCTTCGCCGCGGGCGGCTGGGTGGACCGGGACTCCGGGACCGTCGTCGAGCATCCGATGCTGGGCTGGCGCGAGGTACCGGTGCGGGAGGTGCTCGGCGCCCACACCGGGCTGCCGGTCCATGTGGACGGGCACGCGCGGGCGTTGGTGAACGCGGAGCGCCTCTTCGGGCGGGCGCGCGGCAGCCGGAGCGTGCTGCATCTGTTCGTCGGCAATGTGGTCGACGCGGCGTTCGCCACCAACGACGAGGTGCACCACGGCCCCCGCTCGCAGGCAGGCGCCATCGCCCATCTGCCGGTGCCCGGCGGCACGGAGACCTGCGACTGCGGGCGGGTCGGCTGCCTCCAGGCCGAGCTGAGCGAGCGGACGTTGTGCCGACGGGCGCGGGCTGCCGGCGTCATCGACGGGACGAACCCGACGCATGTCCTGCGCGCGGCGGCGGGCGGGGACCCGCTGGCGGTACGGCTGTTGACCGACCGGGCGCGGATGACGGGCCGGGCGGTGGGGCTGCTGCTCGACGTGCTCAACCCGGAGACGGTCGTCGTCACCGAGATCGGCATTCTGAGCCGGGAGGACTGCCTGGGCTCGCTGCGCGCAACGGTGGGGAGCGAGCGAGCGGCGGCCGTCGCGCCGTCCAGTTTCGCGGATTCCGTGCTTGCCACGGCCGGTGGCTCGGTGGCGCTGGACGTGCTGTACCGGGATCCGCTGGGCGCGTCCTTCGAGCGCGTCACCTGA
- a CDS encoding biotin transporter BioY, whose amino-acid sequence MSTAAAAPARTGQVLADLLPASRVRDIALVVGGAALTGLAAQIAVPVPGSPVPVTGQTLAVLLVGTALGAGRGFLSLALYALAGIAGVPWFADGTSGAAAPSFGYILGMILASTVVGALARRGADRTALRTAGAMLLGEAIIYAVGVPYLALATGMSATAAIAAGLTPFLIGDALKAALAMGALPTAWKFANR is encoded by the coding sequence ATGAGCACCGCTGCCGCCGCCCCCGCCCGCACCGGACAGGTCCTCGCCGACCTGCTCCCGGCCTCCCGCGTCCGCGACATCGCGCTCGTCGTCGGCGGTGCCGCGCTCACCGGCCTCGCGGCCCAGATCGCCGTGCCCGTGCCGGGCTCCCCGGTGCCGGTGACCGGCCAGACCCTCGCGGTGCTGCTGGTCGGCACGGCCCTCGGCGCCGGCCGCGGCTTCCTCTCCCTCGCGCTGTACGCGCTGGCGGGCATCGCGGGCGTGCCGTGGTTCGCGGACGGCACCTCCGGCGCCGCGGCCCCGTCCTTCGGCTACATCCTCGGCATGATCCTCGCGTCCACCGTCGTCGGCGCCCTGGCCCGCCGCGGCGCCGACCGCACCGCCCTGCGCACCGCGGGTGCCATGCTGCTGGGCGAGGCGATCATCTACGCCGTCGGCGTCCCCTACCTGGCCCTCGCCACCGGCATGTCGGCGACCGCCGCGATCGCGGCCGGCCTCACCCCGTTCCTGATCGGCGACGCCCTCAAGGCGGCCCTCGCGATGGGCGCGCTGCCCACGGCCTGGAAGTTCGCCAACCGCTGA